The following are encoded together in the Novipirellula galeiformis genome:
- a CDS encoding chemotaxis protein CheB: protein MTRKRKKKTSSASADDSLPPGSQDESPTASAIAIATAETQQADHFPIVGVGASAGGLDALRQLLEAMPERPEFAIVIILHLARDKPSLAPSLLSKYTTMEVRQVHEETLVRPNCVYIISPGSYLGIQEGRLQLTEIEGGRTTPVAVDLFFKSLAKDQTRCAIGVILSGTGSDGTRGAKAIKEAGGFVIVQEPSTAEFAGMPESAIASGVVDRVLSPQEIPAAIARFAQHSYLQPSTPLAPQPNSPTKQVSSTKQDAPTPAISSDSLYAMISLLRDHDNHDFRNYKDATLVRRTRRRMCLHQIEDIETYLAYLKQNPDEITALAKDLLISVTDFFRDREAWDELSTNVIHKIVANKTDNLDSNDDAIIKDNAVRVWVPGCATGEEAYTVAMLILDELRTQHKRCTVQVFASDIDKAALQYARIGRYPRSIQSDVSAERLQRYFDSEEGDGPFRVNKTLRETVIFADQNLISDPPFSQLDLVCCRNVLIYLNPETQQKVIKLFHFVLRKSGYLMLGTAETVGRQQNRFETVKKKQRIFRRIGSIPDEGIPLPISTGSVRRNPPRLSSLPRRDQKVTHLIQHKLFDLVAPRAILIDRHWRILYINGDVNPFLLHTSGVPNDDLLSKLRRDLRSRLQEAVQRSFAKQQPVRLSCRLAQGTNSGELDIEVRPLHDDENEQTLALIIFREPTDNAAEQEPSASPPPSSSSVYPDEPVLGPFSAEAESTIRHLEDELSAVKDELQSSLEQFEISHEEYKASNEEVMSVNEELQSTNEELETSKEELQSLNEELATTNQLLGSKVEELERKHADLENLISATEIPTICLGIDLTIRWFTPAAQSLVRIRDTDKGRPLSELAHDFQDESLTAECERVLAELQPIENEVDCRDGRCFVRRVIPYRLNGDQVGGVVVTMIDITARKQREEQLRARNVFVAR from the coding sequence GTGACGAGAAAACGAAAGAAAAAGACTTCATCGGCATCCGCTGACGACTCGTTACCGCCGGGTAGCCAGGACGAATCCCCAACCGCCTCCGCCATCGCCATCGCCACGGCGGAAACGCAACAGGCTGATCATTTTCCGATTGTGGGGGTCGGTGCGTCGGCAGGCGGTTTGGACGCCTTGCGTCAACTGCTCGAAGCGATGCCCGAGCGTCCGGAATTCGCCATTGTCATCATCCTGCATCTAGCCCGTGACAAGCCGAGTCTCGCCCCCTCCCTACTGTCGAAGTATACGACCATGGAGGTGCGTCAAGTTCACGAAGAGACTTTGGTGCGGCCCAACTGCGTCTACATCATCTCGCCGGGAAGCTATCTGGGGATACAGGAAGGTCGGTTGCAATTAACCGAAATAGAAGGGGGGCGGACCACTCCGGTCGCGGTCGACCTGTTTTTCAAATCACTTGCCAAGGACCAAACGCGGTGCGCCATCGGCGTCATCCTGTCGGGAACCGGCAGCGACGGAACACGCGGTGCCAAGGCGATCAAGGAAGCAGGCGGTTTCGTGATCGTCCAAGAACCGAGCACTGCTGAATTTGCAGGGATGCCCGAGAGTGCGATTGCATCGGGAGTGGTCGATCGAGTGCTATCCCCCCAGGAAATTCCAGCGGCGATTGCCCGTTTCGCTCAGCATTCGTACCTTCAGCCGAGCACGCCGCTAGCGCCGCAACCAAACTCACCCACGAAACAAGTATCCTCCACGAAACAGGACGCTCCAACGCCAGCGATATCGTCCGACTCGCTGTACGCGATGATCTCCCTGCTGCGAGACCACGACAATCACGACTTTCGCAACTACAAAGACGCCACGCTGGTACGGCGAACGCGGCGACGAATGTGTCTGCATCAGATTGAGGATATCGAGACCTATTTGGCCTATCTCAAACAGAATCCCGACGAGATCACAGCACTGGCGAAGGACTTGCTGATTAGCGTCACCGACTTTTTTCGTGATCGCGAAGCCTGGGATGAATTGTCAACCAATGTGATCCACAAGATCGTGGCCAACAAAACGGACAACCTGGACTCCAACGACGACGCCATCATAAAGGACAATGCCGTTCGTGTTTGGGTTCCCGGTTGTGCCACTGGGGAAGAAGCGTACACGGTCGCGATGCTGATCCTCGATGAACTTCGCACCCAACACAAGCGTTGTACCGTGCAGGTATTCGCGTCGGATATTGACAAAGCCGCGCTTCAGTACGCTCGGATCGGGCGTTACCCTCGCAGCATCCAAAGCGACGTCTCCGCAGAGCGACTCCAGCGTTACTTCGATTCGGAGGAGGGTGACGGTCCATTCCGAGTCAATAAAACGCTGCGTGAGACGGTGATTTTTGCGGACCAGAATTTGATTTCCGACCCTCCGTTTTCCCAACTCGACTTGGTTTGTTGTCGCAATGTTTTGATCTACCTCAATCCAGAAACGCAACAGAAGGTCATCAAGTTGTTTCACTTTGTGCTCCGGAAATCTGGTTACTTGATGCTGGGCACCGCGGAAACGGTGGGACGTCAACAGAACCGGTTCGAGACGGTAAAGAAGAAACAGCGAATTTTTCGTAGAATCGGCTCCATTCCGGACGAAGGCATTCCCTTACCAATCTCCACTGGCAGCGTGCGCCGCAATCCTCCTCGTTTATCCTCGTTGCCCCGGCGCGATCAGAAAGTGACCCATTTGATTCAGCACAAATTATTCGACCTCGTGGCTCCTCGCGCGATCTTAATCGATCGCCACTGGCGCATCCTTTATATCAACGGCGACGTCAATCCGTTTCTCTTACACACCTCCGGGGTCCCTAACGATGATTTGCTCAGCAAACTGCGGCGTGACTTGAGATCCCGTTTGCAGGAAGCGGTGCAAAGGTCGTTCGCAAAGCAGCAACCGGTGCGACTGTCGTGTCGGCTGGCCCAGGGAACGAACTCGGGGGAATTGGACATCGAAGTTCGCCCTCTTCACGACGATGAAAACGAGCAAACGCTTGCGCTCATCATTTTCCGTGAGCCAACCGACAATGCCGCTGAACAAGAACCCTCAGCTTCGCCGCCGCCATCGTCCAGCTCGGTTTATCCCGACGAGCCTGTACTGGGCCCCTTCAGCGCCGAGGCGGAGTCGACGATTCGCCATTTGGAGGATGAGTTATCGGCAGTGAAAGATGAACTGCAAAGCTCTTTGGAACAATTCGAAATCTCGCATGAAGAGTACAAGGCTTCCAATGAAGAGGTGATGAGTGTCAATGAGGAATTGCAAAGCACGAACGAAGAGCTTGAAACCAGCAAAGAGGAGTTGCAATCGCTCAACGAGGAACTGGCAACGACCAACCAATTGTTAGGCTCCAAAGTCGAGGAGTTGGAAAGAAAGCATGCCGATTTGGAGAACTTAATTTCCGCAACCGAGATCCCCACGATCTGCCTCGGTATCGACTTGACCATCCGCTGGTTCACGCCAGCGGCTCAGTCGTTGGTGCGGATTCGAGATACGGATAAGGGGCGACCACTGAGTGAACTCGCGCACGATTTTCAAGATGAGAGTTTGACCGCGGAATGTGAGCGAGTGCTTGCCGAATTGCAGCCGATCGAAAACGAAGTCGATTGTCGTGACGGCCGCTGTTTCGTGCGTCGCGTCATTCCCTACCGGTTGAATGGGGATCAGGTGGGAGGCGTTGTCGTGACAATGATCGACATTACAGCGAGAAAACAACGTGAGGAACAATTGCGAGCGAGGAACGTTTTCGTCGCGCGCTGA
- a CDS encoding DUF1501 domain-containing protein — protein MRDGIPNAIFGNRLEQRGLLDEMGVVEGGEFGRTPCGESHHGNGAVTGRARPLPLLR, from the coding sequence ATGCGAGATGGCATTCCGAATGCAATCTTTGGCAACCGACTCGAGCAACGCGGATTGCTCGACGAGATGGGCGTCGTTGAGGGAGGCGAATTTGGTCGCACTCCCTGTGGGGAGAGCCATCACGGCAATGGAGCGGTGACGGGTCGGGCGCGACCACTTCCGCTGCTGCGTTAA
- a CDS encoding sensor histidine kinase produces the protein MDGIGILFYAADATLLDCNDWFLQRTSYSREDVQTRSLTSSRLTPPEWSKPMEALFETVRRSGHVGPYEMKCLCKDGSQFWMIQSGCTLEDGTIVMHCVDIGERKRVETELRQAEEKLRAASTAAKLGWYSYDVVSEEIYWSKELRSIVQVGPDEPLNLERLRQLIHPEDRAFIQSHLNKSLRECDEDGYHAEFRIVRSNGEIRWFENRGKVLAIDEEGKLQPRFAVGMLLDITERKAAEQSTRELNKTLEQQAIQRNELRELLQHITRIANEAKTVEMAMRVTLDQITQYNGWLVGHVWRLADDDSGQMQSTGLWHVRKDAALSLQKLGDFQQTRGGLRFASGQGMIGRVLQTNEPQWVEDATLDPLLNRISDVGFRAAIAFPITVDGEIVAVMEFLSDHVLSRNHFFLEILPHIGIQLGHLIARKRLEAIAANIAIAEQQRIGRELHDGIAQQLTGGALIAETLRRSLPEQMKSQFENVKHLSDILKQAHQDVRRLSNGLLPSPIESVDLLPTLHGLAADTVDRFHLKCDVDHHRFDEGFVCNDSVALVIYQIACEAVHNTIKHAQANQIVIELRSMDHFAMTVRDDGVGFTFTGPAHKTSAHGLRIMRYRAESIGGELKIDTAPNQGTSVTLTIPQRNCQS, from the coding sequence GTGGACGGTATTGGCATTCTGTTCTACGCGGCCGATGCAACGCTCTTGGATTGCAACGATTGGTTTCTCCAGCGAACCAGTTACTCCCGCGAGGACGTGCAAACACGATCGCTGACGTCATCACGATTGACACCGCCGGAGTGGAGCAAGCCGATGGAGGCGTTGTTTGAGACGGTGCGTCGAAGCGGCCACGTGGGGCCGTATGAGATGAAGTGCTTATGTAAGGACGGCTCACAATTTTGGATGATCCAATCGGGTTGCACGTTGGAAGATGGCACCATCGTCATGCACTGCGTTGATATCGGCGAACGCAAGCGGGTGGAAACGGAACTGCGACAAGCCGAAGAGAAACTACGTGCCGCATCGACGGCGGCGAAATTGGGCTGGTACTCCTATGACGTGGTGAGCGAAGAGATTTATTGGTCCAAAGAATTGAGATCGATCGTTCAAGTGGGACCTGATGAGCCGCTTAACCTGGAGCGACTACGACAGCTCATCCACCCCGAAGACCGCGCCTTCATCCAAAGCCATCTCAACAAGTCGCTGCGTGAATGCGACGAGGACGGTTATCACGCCGAGTTTCGAATCGTGCGCAGCAATGGCGAAATACGCTGGTTCGAAAATCGTGGCAAAGTGCTTGCGATTGACGAAGAGGGGAAGTTGCAACCACGTTTTGCGGTGGGCATGCTGCTCGACATTACCGAACGCAAGGCGGCTGAGCAAAGTACCCGCGAGCTGAACAAAACGCTTGAACAGCAAGCAATCCAACGAAACGAATTACGCGAGCTTCTGCAACACATCACCCGTATCGCCAATGAAGCCAAAACGGTCGAGATGGCAATGCGAGTGACGCTCGATCAAATCACTCAGTACAACGGATGGTTGGTCGGGCATGTGTGGCGTTTGGCGGACGACGATAGCGGGCAGATGCAAAGCACGGGATTATGGCATGTGCGAAAGGACGCTGCGTTATCGCTCCAAAAGCTAGGCGATTTCCAGCAGACTCGCGGCGGCCTACGCTTTGCGAGCGGCCAAGGAATGATCGGGAGGGTGCTGCAGACCAATGAACCTCAGTGGGTCGAAGATGCCACTCTCGATCCGCTCTTAAACCGCATCTCCGACGTCGGCTTTCGCGCCGCAATCGCGTTTCCCATCACCGTCGACGGCGAGATCGTTGCCGTCATGGAATTCCTTTCCGATCACGTCCTCTCCCGAAATCACTTTTTCTTAGAAATCTTACCCCACATCGGAATTCAACTTGGCCATCTGATCGCCCGCAAGCGGCTCGAAGCAATCGCCGCTAATATCGCGATCGCTGAACAGCAACGCATCGGTCGTGAGCTGCATGATGGGATTGCCCAGCAATTGACCGGGGGAGCATTGATTGCCGAAACCCTTCGTCGCAGCCTACCGGAGCAGATGAAGTCTCAATTTGAAAATGTCAAACACCTCAGTGATATTTTGAAACAGGCTCACCAAGACGTACGCCGACTGTCCAATGGTCTGCTGCCAAGCCCGATCGAGTCTGTTGATCTACTACCGACGCTACACGGGCTTGCCGCCGATACGGTGGATCGTTTCCATTTGAAATGCGACGTTGATCATCATCGATTCGACGAAGGATTCGTGTGCAACGATTCCGTTGCACTGGTGATCTATCAAATCGCATGTGAAGCGGTCCATAATACAATCAAGCATGCCCAAGCAAATCAAATTGTGATCGAGCTTCGCAGCATGGATCATTTTGCGATGACGGTCCGAGACGACGGCGTCGGGTTCACCTTCACCGGACCTGCACACAAAACCAGCGCCCACGGGCTGCGAATCATGCGATATCGCGCTGAGTCGATCGGTGGAGAATTAAAAATCGACACGGCTCCCAACCAGGGAACGAGCGTCACCTTGACCATCCCCCAAAGGAATTGCCAATCATGA
- a CDS encoding HupE/UreJ family protein: MNRLLPFAAVVVVISLPSIAFAHPGHGPAGHGLAGQELGGLVHGLLHPLTGIDHLLSLIAVAVLSVRLGGRALWAVPAAFLLMGVVGGGVAALGWSLPMAQTMVVATVLIGGFTLALHRTLPRFLLTAITVFGLFHGSAHFSELTGSSAVALYASGLIAASLGVMLAVIATGRWVERSRSNETFATTCRYIGGSLTAAAIALMLF, from the coding sequence ATGAATCGATTGTTGCCGTTCGCCGCGGTCGTTGTTGTGATCAGCCTGCCTTCGATCGCGTTTGCCCATCCCGGACACGGCCCCGCCGGTCATGGTTTAGCGGGACAGGAACTGGGTGGTTTGGTTCACGGCTTGCTGCATCCATTAACCGGCATCGATCACCTGTTGTCGTTGATCGCGGTTGCGGTCTTGTCCGTTCGCCTGGGAGGGCGTGCATTGTGGGCCGTGCCCGCTGCGTTCCTCTTGATGGGCGTCGTTGGCGGCGGAGTTGCAGCACTCGGTTGGTCTCTCCCAATGGCTCAAACGATGGTGGTCGCAACGGTCTTGATCGGCGGTTTCACGTTGGCTTTACATCGCACGCTGCCTCGCTTTTTGCTAACGGCGATTACCGTTTTTGGACTTTTCCACGGCAGTGCTCATTTCAGCGAACTCACCGGCAGCTCCGCAGTGGCGTTATACGCGAGCGGCTTGATCGCTGCGTCACTCGGCGTGATGCTTGCCGTGATTGCGACCGGGCGTTGGGTTGAACGATCTCGTTCCAACGAGACTTTTGCAACGACATGTCGCTACATCGGTGGTTCGCTCACCGCCGCCGCGATCGCTTTGATGTTGTTTTAA
- a CDS encoding response regulator transcription factor: MNQTISPAARIVVVDDHGIVRFGYSQLINQEPDMEVCGLASNEQEGIMFLSRESPDLVIVDLTLKEGSGMDLVQSAIKICPAIKILVISAHDESLFAHRVLAAGAHGYINKEEAPEKLIEGIHALLGGDFFFSKSVTKNLIRRRLGDPKPATMQGLESLTNRELQVFEQIGNGRSTREIADALFLSVKTIERHKENIKSKLNVDNATQLVQHATRWVLKRGY; the protein is encoded by the coding sequence ATGAATCAAACGATCTCCCCCGCCGCCCGAATTGTCGTCGTCGACGATCACGGCATCGTCCGATTTGGTTATTCCCAACTGATCAATCAAGAACCCGACATGGAAGTGTGTGGATTGGCCAGCAACGAGCAAGAGGGAATCATGTTTCTTTCTCGTGAAAGCCCCGACCTTGTCATCGTCGATCTGACGCTCAAAGAGGGCAGCGGCATGGACTTGGTTCAATCGGCAATCAAAATCTGTCCTGCGATCAAAATCTTGGTGATCTCGGCCCACGACGAGAGCTTGTTCGCACACCGTGTGTTGGCCGCCGGAGCGCATGGCTATATCAACAAAGAGGAAGCCCCCGAGAAGCTGATCGAAGGAATTCACGCGTTGCTGGGTGGCGACTTTTTCTTCAGCAAATCGGTGACAAAGAACCTCATTCGTCGCCGCCTAGGTGATCCCAAGCCCGCGACAATGCAAGGTCTCGAATCGTTGACCAATCGTGAATTACAGGTCTTTGAACAGATTGGAAATGGCCGCAGCACGCGTGAAATCGCCGACGCGTTGTTCCTCAGCGTCAAGACGATCGAACGACACAAAGAGAACATCAAAAGTAAATTGAACGTCGACAATGCCACCCAATTAGTCCAACATGCCACCCGCTGGGTCTTGAAACGCGGCTACTGA
- a CDS encoding phosphatase domain-containing putative toxin, which translates to MSKLKIMTVRFGCLAAIVTFTLSVLGLSPCTRLLAQEGASTSTSKTSPAPVKLEAYELGNTERVHRFGNIVLAGQPDQAMFAKLKQHGITTVLSLRETIELDWDEKQVAEAAGLRFVQLPIQGPDDLTPKMLEESLALMRAAKEDNGVLVHCAVAGRVGPVWMAYRVMEDNLSVEEARNEAKQVGMRASVLEAKVIEYLKAEGKE; encoded by the coding sequence ATGAGCAAATTAAAGATCATGACAGTTCGCTTTGGATGCCTTGCTGCGATCGTGACCTTCACGCTATCCGTTCTTGGACTCTCACCATGCACGCGTTTGCTCGCCCAGGAGGGGGCGTCGACAAGCACGTCTAAAACTTCACCAGCCCCTGTGAAACTCGAAGCATACGAACTGGGCAATACAGAACGTGTGCATCGCTTTGGCAACATTGTGTTGGCGGGGCAGCCCGATCAAGCGATGTTTGCCAAGTTAAAGCAGCATGGGATTACCACGGTGCTCTCATTGCGTGAGACGATTGAGTTGGACTGGGACGAAAAACAGGTTGCCGAGGCTGCGGGGCTCCGTTTTGTTCAACTTCCCATCCAAGGACCGGACGATTTGACCCCGAAAATGCTCGAGGAGAGTCTGGCATTGATGCGCGCCGCAAAGGAGGACAACGGGGTGTTGGTGCACTGCGCGGTCGCCGGACGCGTGGGCCCGGTATGGATGGCTTACCGTGTCATGGAAGACAATCTGAGTGTGGAAGAGGCTCGCAACGAAGCGAAGCAAGTGGGGATGCGTGCGTCGGTCCTCGAAGCCAAAGTGATTGAATACCTTAAGGCGGAAGGAAAAGAGTAA